In Zalophus californianus isolate mZalCal1 chromosome 4, mZalCal1.pri.v2, whole genome shotgun sequence, the following proteins share a genomic window:
- the MSC gene encoding musculin: MSTGSVSDPEEMELRGLQRGYPVPASKRPPLRGAEGSYISPSDNSSAEEEDPEGEEERCELGAAGGAEGCKRKRPRVAGGGGGKKPLPPKGSAADCKQSQRNAANARERARMRVLSKAFSRLKTSLPWVPPDTKLSKLDTLRLASSYIAHLRQLLQEDRYENGYVHPVNLTWPFVVSGRPDSDTKEVSAANRLCGTTA, translated from the exons ATGTCCACCGGCTCGGTGAGCGACCCCGAGGAGATGGAGCTGCGGGGGCTGCAGCGGGGGTACCCGGTCCCCGCCTCCAAGAGGCCGCCCCTCCGCGGCGCCGAGGGCAGCTACATCTCGCCCAGTGACAACTCGTCGGCCGAAGAGGAAGACCCCGAGGGCGAGGAAGAGCGGTGTGAGCTAGGCGCGGCCGGCGGCGCGGAAGGCTGCAAGAGGAAGCGGCCGCGTGTGGCTGGGGGCGGCGGCGGCAAGAAGCCCCTCCCGCCCAAGGGCTCGGCTGCAGACTGCAAGCAGTCGCAGCGCAACGCCGCCAACGCCCGCGAGCGCGCCCGAATGCGCGTGCTGAGCAAAGCCTTCTCTAGGCTCAAGACCAGCCTGCCTTGGGTGCCCCCCGACACTAAGCTTTCGAAGCTCGATACGCTCCGGCTGGCTTCCAGTTACATCGCGCACCTGCGGCAGCTGCTGCAGGAGGACCGCTACGAGAACGGCTACGTGCACCCGGTGAACTTG ACATGGCCGTTCGTGGTCTCGGGACGACCCGACTCGGACACCAAAGAAGTCTCCGCAGCCAACAGATTATGTGGGACCACCGCTTAG